One genomic segment of Gadus chalcogrammus isolate NIFS_2021 chromosome 3, NIFS_Gcha_1.0, whole genome shotgun sequence includes these proteins:
- the tk1 gene encoding thymidine kinase, cytosolic, translating to MDCLDVPKILPNSPNRARGQIQVIFGPMFSGKSTELMRRVRRFQIAQYKCLVIKYAKDTRYSEEGVATHDQCTMTAVPATRLADVFPLTKEVCVIGIDEGQFFPDTVEFCEAMANLGKTVIVAALDGTFQRKPFGNILGLVPLAESVVKLNAVCMQCYKEAAYTKRLGEEQEVEVIGGADMYQSACRKCYGGLMGKENAPPSLRDETPSPQETGAGRPLEACVPRKLFSALQL from the exons ATGGACTGTCTGGACGTTCCGAAGATTCTCCCGAACTCCCCTAACAGGGCCCGGGGTCAGATCCAG GTCATCTTTGGACCGATGTTCTCTGGCAAAAG CACAGAGTTGATGAGGAGGGTTCGTCGTTTCCAGATCGCTCAGTACAAGTGTCTGGTGATCAAATACGCCAAAGACACGCGCTACTCCGAAGAGGGAGTGGCAACGCATGACCA ATGCACTATGACGGCCGTCCCAGCGACCCGATTGGCTGATGTGTTCCCGCTCACGAAGGAGGTCTGCGTGATCGGAATAGATGAAGGACAGTTC TTCCCCGACACGGTGGAGTTCTGCGAGGCGATGGCCAACCTGGGGAAGACGGTGATCGTGGCGGCGCTGGACGGGACCTTCCAGAGGAAG CCCTTCGGGAACATCCTGGGCCTGGTGCCGCTGGCGGAGAGCGTGGTGAAGCTCAACGCCGTCTGCATGCAGTGCTACAAGGAGGCGGCCTACACCAagaggctgggggaggagcaggag GTGGAGGTGATCGGGGGGGCGGACATGTACCAGTCGGCCTGTAGGAAGTGCTACGGGGGTCTGATGGGCAAGGAGAACGCCCCTCCCTCGCTGCGGGACgagacccccagcccccaggagacgggggccggcCGCCCGCTGGAGGCCTGCGTCCCCCGGAAGCTCTTCTCAGCGCTGCAGCTCTGA
- the afmid gene encoding kynurenine formamidase yields the protein MSKMSHWRDMENGELQRQYSPSQWSHRLSAEAVVTAHVTALTGGTLRARELAQTLLNVPYGEGDGEKLDVYIPKDSSLDVSLVIYIHGGYWQFLSKEESGFMAIPMLQNGVVTVAVDYDIAPKGNMDLMVSQVRRSVVSVLQQYSHISGLYLVGHSAGAHLAAMVLSTDWSQYSITPKITGALLVSGIYDLLPLLSTEVNDPLKMTEEAALRNSPMRLVPEVARSAPHCRIVVALAEHDSPAFHSQSEEYYKDLKEVGLDVVLEDVPNTDHFDIIERMVDGQYQLTQLLLKMMGKS from the exons ATGTCCAAGATGAGCCACTGGAGGGATATGGAGAACGGT GAGCTGCAGCGCCAGTACTCCCCCAGCCAGTGGTCCCACCGTCTGTCTGCGGAGGCTGTGGTCACGGCCCACGTCACCGCGCTGACGGGAG GGACGCTCCGAGCCCGGGAGCTGGCCCAGACCCTCCTCAACGTGCCGtacggagagggagacggagagaagcTGGACGTCTACATCCCCAAGGACAGCTCTCTGG ACGTGTCTCTGGTGATCTACATCCATGGAGGGTACTGGCAGTTCCTCAG CAAGGAGGAGTCTGGGTTCATGGCCATCCCCATGCTTCAGAACGGAGTTGTCACGGTCGCCGTTGACTACGATATCGCCCCAAAAG GGAACATGGACCTGATGGTGTCCCAGGTCCGGAGGAGTGTGGTGTCGGTCTTGCAGCAGTATTCTCACATCAG CGGCCTCTACCTCGTTGGGCATTCAGCCGGAGCTCATCTGGCTGCCATGGTGCTGTCCACCGACTGGTCCCAGTACAGCATCACACCCAAGATCACTG GCGCCCTCCTGGTCAGCGGGATATACgacctcctgcccctcctgtcCACCGAGGTCAACGACCCGCTGAAGATGACTGA GGAGGCGGCCCTGAGGAACAGCCCCATGAGGCTGGTCCCTGAGGTCGCCCGCTCCGCCCCCCACTGCCGCATCGTGGTGGCGCTCGCGGAGCACGACTCGCCCGCCTTCCACAGCCAGTCGGAGGAATACTACAAG GATTTGAAGGAAGTAGGACTGGATGTTGTTCTGGAGGATGTGCCGAACACCGACCACTTCGACATCATTGAGCGAATGGTAGATGGGCAGTACCAACTGACACAG CTGCTCCTGAAGATGATGGGGAAGAGCTGA